GCGGCGCCCGGCATCGCCTGCGCAGCGAAGATACGCACAAGTGGCAGCCGTTTGGCATTGGCAGCGAGACCAGCCCGGTCATTCAAATCGGCCAGCCGAGAGCAACGGCGAATCATGAACTGCTGTAATTCACGCTGTTGATCGTTGCATAAAATCGCGGCGGAAATCTTTTTTTGCCCGCAAGCAAGAAATTTGCTTGCGGGCTTTTTTTTCGAAAATTTTTTTCCGCACTTTTTTCCGCTGCGGGTAGATATAAGGTAGATTTTGACAAAACCGGGCCTGGCGTTGTTGCAAAAATTTTACAGCCATGCCGGTAATTTCACAGTTGTTTTTGGTCAAGCTTGCCACGGTTTTCCATCCTATGCACTGCATCCGGCCAGCCTACCTTTGTGCAGTCGTTTTTTTAAATTGGCGAAGTGGATTTTTTTGCACCCAAGCATTTACAACCTGGCTTCCATGACGTCATAAGGAGGCAGACGGGCATGCTTCAATTTAACGGACTAAAGCTGCTTGGCAATCATCCCACCGAGACGCAATGCCGTCATCGTGGGGAAATGGTTCAAAAACTCCTGGGCTGGCGTTTTGCCGGCATGAGCTTTCGCAGCCGTTTGCTCATCGGTACGATTGCTCTGGTAATCGCGTACGGCTTGATTGTCACCGCCGTCGGTTCGATGTTGCTGCAGCCGAGCTTGCTGCAACAAACTTTTGACAGCAGCCGCGCGCGCAGTTGGTATCTTGCCCGCCATCTCGAACCGCTTTTAACAACGACGGGAATGCCTCTCTCCGGCCTCGAGCAAACCCGGCTGGCAAACATGCTGGACGATTTGCTCAAATTGGACAATATTCTGAATTGCGTGGTTTACACGGCGAATCTGAAACCCGTTATCGAAAAAGGCGCTGTTGATTCTGTCGCCGGCGCCGAATTAAATCGTTTGCTTGCTGCGCTGCCGAACCATCTCCAACCGGTTGATTGTGTCATTCACCGCAACGGCATCCGGCAGGCCTTTGTCACGATACATCCACTTTTTGCCCAAGCCAAACCCGAAGACACGCACGTCGTGCAAGCCGCGCCATTGCTTTCAACCGCACGTTCGGCGGTGCCGCTGGTCGGTTTTCTGCGGGTGGATTACGATCTCACTTTTGTGCGCGAACAACGTGTGAAGTTTTATCAATTGAACCTGCTGCTCATGGCGATTTTTCTCGGGGCGGGAATCGGCTTGGTCATGATCTTGAACCGGGGTTTGCATCACCCGATGCGAAAACTCATCGACGGCGCGCAACGCCTCGGCAACGGCGATTTGGATCATCGCATCGATATTCAGGGGCATAACGAATTGGCGCTGGTGGGAAAATCGTTCAACCGCATGGCTTCGCGCCTCAAGCTGCGCGAGGGACAATTACAGCGCTCCGAAGCGTTGTACCGCCATTTGATTCAGGATGCGCTCGACGGCATTTTCGTGGTTGACCGCGAGCTGCGCTTCATCGAAGTCAATGAAAAATTTTGCGAGATGTTCGGCTGCCGCCGTGAGGAATTGCTGCAATCGACCCTGAATGAGGTGATCGCCAAAACCAGCGGCGCCGAGGAATATATCAGCGATATTTTATCCCGGCGTCCCTTCCGCGGCGAGCTGGCGATTCAACCGCGCACCGAGCTGGCGCTGGTATCGTCGTTGCATAATGGCAAGCTGGCGGCGTTCATTGAAACGCCGGCTGAGAAATTGAATGGACATTCCGGCGCGCCGGATAAAAATGCCGAGCCAAGCCGTTTTCAGCGAGGCGCGAATGACGCGGCGCTGCGGAATTTATTGTTCGCCCGCACGATCGATCTGAACGCGGCGCCGATCAACGACGAGCTGTACATGGGCATCGCACGCGACATTACCGAGAAAAAACATTACGAGGCGGAATTGCATCGCGCCGCGGAATTGCGCGAGCTGCTGCTGCGGACGATGAACGACGGGATTGCGGTTTTGGATCGCGCCGGGTATCTGCTCATCAGCAACCGCGCGCTGGAAGAAATTTTTGAAATGTCGCAAGCCGAGTTGCTGCAAAACCGGTTTTTGGAATTTCGCCGGGGCTGGCAAATCCGCACGCTGGAGGACGAAATTTTGCCGCTGCATCAACACCCGATTTATCTGGCGCTCAACGAGCAAAGACGCAGTAGCGATTGCCGTTTGCGAATCTGGCGTCCGGAAAAGGAAAAATATCTCTCCGTCAATGCTGCGCCGTTATATGATGAAAGAGAACAATTGATCGGCGCGATTGTGGCGCTGCGCGATATTACGGCAACGGTGCAGGACGGGCGGGCGCGGGAAATTTTGCAGCAACAGATGCAGCAAACCGCAAAGCTCGCCTCGCTCGGCGAATTGGCGGCCGGCGTCGCGCACGAAATCAACAATCCGATGACCGGCATCATCAACTATGCGCAGCTTTTGTACGATCGCGCGCCGCAAAATGACGAAAAGCAATTTCTGCTGCAAGGCATTTTGCGGGAGAGTGACCGCGTCACCAAAATCGTGCACAATCTCTTGACCTTTGCCCGGCAGCAGCCGCAGGAATATCATTGGGCCAGCCTCCCGGAGATGCTGGACTCCGTGCTCCATTTGATGGGCCATCGCCTGCGCAAAGACGGCATCAGGGTAAGCTGCGTGGTGCCGCCGGATTTGCCGCCGCTCAAATGCCGCAGCCAGCAGATTCAGCAAGTGTTCATCAACTTGTTGAGCAATGCGCATCACGCGCTGAATGAGAAATATTCCGGCGCGCACGAAAACAAAATGCTCAAAATTACGGCCGGCATGCTGCAACGCCAGGACCGGCGTTTCATTCGCATGGAATTTTACGATACCGGCGTTGGCATCGCGCCTGAAACGCTGCCGAAAATTTTCGATCCGTTCTTTACCACCAAGCAACGTTCCGAGGGAACCGGGCTCGGCCTCAGCATCAGTTACGGAATTATCAAGGAACATCAGGGCGACATTTTTGTGGAAAGCCAGCTTGGCGAGCACACGACGTTCATTGTCGAGCTGCCGGTTGATGATGGCAAGATGAATGATGAAAGACACCGGGACATCGCCTCCGATGCTCAAAACTAAACGGCGGCGCCGGAAAAAACAGCCGCAGGACGATTTCCGCTTTCTCGGCCTGCTGGAATCAGCGCCGGACGCCATCGTCATTTTTAACCGCGACGGCGGCGTCGAATTGATCAACGCGCAAACGGAAAAACTTTTCGGTTACAAACGCGACGAGCTGCTCGGCAAGAAAGTTGAAATGCTGCTGCCCGCGCGTTTTCGCCGGGCGCATTCGCGCCATCGCAAAAAATACGCTTGCAACCCGCGTGTGCAGCCGATTGGTTTCAGCCTCGAGCTGGCCGGACGCCGCAAAGATGGCAGCGAATTTCCCATCGAGATCAGCCTCAGCCCGATGGAAACGACTGATGGCGTTTTCATTACCAGCATCATCCGTGATGTGACGGAACGCAAACAGGCTGAAGAAACCTTGCGCTTACAAAGCGTCATCGTCAGAAAAATGGCCGAGGGCGTTTGCCTGGTCAGCGATCGTGAAGCGCGGATCGTTTACGCCAATCCCAAATTCGAGAGCATGTTCGGCTATGAAGCCGGCGAGCTGATTGGAAAACCGGTGCACATTTTGAATTATCCCACACCGGCGAATTCGTCTGAAACGATGGCGGCGGAAATTATCGACGTTTTAAAGCAAAAGGGCGAAGCCTCTTTTGAAATTCATAACGTGAAAAAAGACGGCACGCCGTTCTGGTCGCGCGCCAATATTTCGCGCTTCGAGCATCCGCAGTTTGGCACGGTTTGGGTTGCGGTGCACGAAGACATTACCGAACGCAAACGCATCGAAGAGCAAATACGTGTTTTAAATGAGGAGCTCGAGCAGCGCGTTCAGCGACGCACGGCGCAGCTCGAGGCCGCCAACAAAGAGCTGGAAGCGTTCAGTTATTCGGTGTCGCACGATCTTGCGGCGCCGCTGCGCAGTATCGATGGTTTCAGCCAGATTTTGCTTGAAGATTATGGCGGTCTGCTTGATGACCAAGGCCGGGAGTATTTGCAACGCGTACGCGTCGCGACACAGCGCATGGCGCAACTGATCAACGACATGCTCAATCTCTCGCGCGTCACCCGCGCCGAAATGCGCCGCGAAAGCGTCGATCTCAGTGCGCTGGCGCGCATCGTCGCTGCCGAGTTGCAGCAGGTCGCGCCGGAGCGCTGCGTTGAGTTTGTCATTGCCGAGGGCATCACCGCCACCGGTGACGCGCGTCTATTGCGAGTGGTTTTGGAAAACTTGCTCGGCAACGCGTGGAAGTTTACCGGCAAACGCCCCAGCGCCCGCATTGAATTTGGCGTCGTGCATCCAAACGGTGTCGGCGACGGCCGTCCGATCTATTTTGTGCGCGACGACGGAGCTGGATTTGACATGTCTTATGCCGATAAAATGTTCGGGGCTTTTCAGCGTTTGCACGACGCCAGCGAGTTTGAAGGAACCGGCATCGGTTTGGCCAGTGTACAGCGCATTATCAATCGCCACGGCGGAAGGGTGTGGGCTGAAGGCGAGGTGGAACGTGGAGCGACATTTTATTTTACTTTGTGAGGATCGTTGTCAAAATCCTGCTCCGGCTCGTTTTTAGAGCACGAGTAGGAGTAGGAGTAAGTAACACCATGAACCATCGCCATAAAATTATTCTGCTGGTGGAAGACAACCCGGATGACATTGCGTTGACCCGGCGCGCGCTGGAGCGAAATGACTTTGCCGGTGAGGTGATTGTCGCCCACGACGGCGCGGAGGCGCTGGATTATCTTTTTGCTGCCGGCGCATACCACGGCCGTGACACGAGCATGATGCCAAAAGTTGTTCTGTTGGATTTGAAATTGCCCAAACTTGACGGCCTGGAAGTTTTGTCGCGCATTCGAAACGATGAACGCACGAAAAATCTTCCCGTCGTCATTCTCAGCATGTCGAATGAGGAAAAAGACATCTGGCGATGTTATCGTTTGGGCGCCAACAGCTACATTCGCAAGCCGGTCGATTTTATTCAATTCAGCGCAGCCATGCAGCAATTTGGACGCTACTGGCTGCAGTTGAATGAAGCACCACCGAAAATGAGTTGGCAGGAGGCTGCGAGTTCTCTCGAAATTGGGGCGGGAGTGTGTACCAAAAATTAAGGATTGATTTATGCGTATACCTCTTCGTGTTTTGTTGATTGAAGATTCGCCGGACGATGCCTTGTTGCTGCTGCACGAGCTGCGTCGCTGCGATTATGATCCGGTGTCCGAGCGTGTTGATACGCTGGCGTCCATGCAGGCGGCGCTCGACAAGGAAACCTGGGATGTGATCATTGCAGATTACACCTTGCCGCGTTTCAACGCGCTGGAAGCGCTGGCGCTGTGCAGAGAGCGAGCGTTGGAGACGCCTTTCATCATCGTTTCCGGCACGGTTGGCGATGAGAAAGCCGTCGCCGCGATGAAAGCCGGCGCGCATGATTTTCTCGCCAAAAGCAATCTGGCGCGGCTGGGCCCGGCGATCCAACGTGCGCAGCAAGACGCCGACGTTCGTCGCGCCTGCCGGCGCGCTGAAGAGGCTTTGCAGAAAGCCAATGAAGAACTGGAAGCCAAAGTGGCGGAACGCACGCGCGCTTTGGTTCGCACCAATCTGAAATTGCGGAAAGCGATTCATAAACTGAAAAAGCTTTCGCGCGAAGATGCGCTCACCGGTTTGCTGAACCGCCGCACGATTTTGGAGCGCGCCACCGCCGAATGGGTGCGCTGGCGGCGCTACGTCTCGCCGTTTTCCATCATGATCATCGACGTTGATGATTTCAAATCCATCAACGATCACTACGGGCACCTCGTCGGCGATCAAGTTTTGAAATTGATTGCCAACACCATCAAGCGCTCCATTCGCGCCGTCGACATGGTCGGCCGCTTGGGCGGGGAAGAGTTTGTCGTGGTCATGCCGGAAACTTCAGCCGAAGGCGCGCTGACCGCGAGCCAAAATATTCTGAATCACGTTCGCCAGGCGCAGTTGCGCTCCGAGGTTTTCAGCATTCAGATTACCGTGAGCATCGGCATTGCAGCGATCAGCCCTGACGATAAAAATTTTGACAGCGTTCTGCAGCGCGCCGATGTGGCGTTATATGCGGCCAAACGGCAGGGAAAAGATCGAGCCGTAGCGAGCGCCCACGGCTTCCCGGAGTTGGTGGTTGCCAGTGGCGGCCCGTCTCAAAAAACAAGAACATTCACCGTAGCAAGCTAAATCGCAGTTTTTGCGCCTTTCTGGCAGGCGTTTTGGTTTTTGATTCATGGGTGTATTCAAATCGATCTTTGCTCATCGATAGGGATCGGTTGCTCGGCCATGTTGAACGGAAGCGGCGCTTTTGTGTTGGTCGCCCAGTGCCGCACATCGAATATCAAAACCAGTCCGCCGATCGCTGCGCCGATGATCGTGGTGGCGAACCGCCAAAGCACAGCATAAATGAGCAGCAAAGGCTCGGGAAGCAATTTTCCCATCAGCCAAACCGACGAGAGTTCCGCGACGCCGGAAGCGCCGGGGGTGGGCGCGAAATAGATCAACAGGAGTTGGACGATTTGCAGTCCCAAAAATATTCCGAAGGGAACATCCTGTCCGAGCGAGCGCGCGATCACGTAGCCGATCAGATATTTGTTGGAGAATAACGTCAAGGTTGCCAGGACGGTAACCGCCAGCGCCCATTTCTTTTGGCGAGTGATTTTTTGAAAGCCTTCGCTAAAACGCTGCGTCTCCACTTCGAGCTTATGCAACAAACGGTTGCGCCGCGCTGAAAATTTCGGGCTGCGAATCGGCACCAGGCCAAAGAGCTTGGTGATGACCTTCATCCCCAGCTTCGGATAGATCAGCGTCAAGAGCACCAGCCCGGCGACGCCGCCGATGGCGATGAATCCGGTTTTAAAAAGCGGCGCAAAATTTTCGCCGAACAAATCAGGCGGCAGGAGCAGCAACGCCGCCACGCTGGCCATGAGGAAAAAAATCAGCGTGGCCGCGTAATTGATCAGCGAGCTGAGAATGCCGTCGGCAACCGTTGCGCCGCAGCGCCACAAAATGTACAGTTGTGCCGGCCCGCCGCCGGATTGAAACGGCGTTGCCGCGCCCATAAACATGTTTGCCCAATTCGAGCGCATGCAATTCCACAGCGAAACCTCGGGCAAAATCTTGCCGTCGAAATAAAGCCGGTAACGCAGCCCGCCCACCACAGAATCCAACACGATCAGGGGAATCAAGATGAGAATAAATCGCCCGTCAAGATCGCGAAAAAAATCTTCCAGCCCGGCCGGCCTTTTCCACCATACGCCGAGAAGCGTTCCAAGGAGTGAAAAGACCAAGAAGCCTTGAATGCCCCGCACCATGACTTTGGGAGAGGGAAGCAGCGAACCTGCGGCAGAGTTGCTTTTCATCAATCTTGTTGGAATTATTTTTGAATTCAAAAAGGTGTTGTCAAGTCGAAGGGTTTGTCGGCAAAGCTGTTAAATTTCGGCTGCGAAGATAATCGCGGAAGGCTTCGAGCCGCGGCAAACTCTCGCGATCTTTGGCGCGGTTCGCCGCGCGTTTGCTGGCGATAATGTCATCCAAACTGGCAACGGGAAACTTGCCGTCGATCATGAGTGAACGGGCTTTGGCTTCGGCAAACGTTTCGATGCCATCCGGCGCGAAAACGAGATCGAGATCGAATGGCCCGCCGCGCAATTGCACGAAGTCTTTTCCAGCTATTAGATCTTGCTCGCTATCTGGCGTTAGCTCATAGCCCAACTCGCGCAGAGCAGAAATCAATTTTCGTCCGTTTTCAGAATTTTTGGCAGGAAAGATGTCGGCATCTTGTGTGGTTTCGGGAAATCCGTAAAAAATAGCGCCGGATTTGCCGATAAAAAGATACTCGACGCCCCAACGGTTGAATGCTGCGGCGAGATTCTCGCCTTGTTCATAAGAAAATTTATTCATCGCCAATAGCCCAAGTATTCGGGGAGATTTTTTCTGCACCATTCGCGATATTCTTCCATAGTATCGAACGATCGATAGGTAGCATCATCTAACACCGGTTTATACGTGTAAATAAAAGAAAAGCGCATGCGTTCACGCAAAGAACGCTTGGCCGCGGCGTCAAAATCGCGTTCCCATTCCTGGTGTTGGTCGAGTGTTGGTTTCATAATGATTCGATACGCAGTTTTTAATTGGCGCAATTTGTGTAATCGATTGTTTGAATTTTTTAGTTTGTAAGTCGCTTCGAAAGTAGCCACGAGACAAACTTCGGCTCAGCGTACGCTTTGCCCCACGAGTTGTGAGCCACACCGGCATACTCGGTTTACTTCACGTTTCCACCGCGCGTTCG
Above is a genomic segment from candidate division KSB1 bacterium containing:
- a CDS encoding response regulator; translated protein: MNHRHKIILLVEDNPDDIALTRRALERNDFAGEVIVAHDGAEALDYLFAAGAYHGRDTSMMPKVVLLDLKLPKLDGLEVLSRIRNDERTKNLPVVILSMSNEEKDIWRCYRLGANSYIRKPVDFIQFSAAMQQFGRYWLQLNEAPPKMSWQEAASSLEIGAGVCTKN
- a CDS encoding diguanylate cyclase, whose product is MRIPLRVLLIEDSPDDALLLLHELRRCDYDPVSERVDTLASMQAALDKETWDVIIADYTLPRFNALEALALCRERALETPFIIVSGTVGDEKAVAAMKAGAHDFLAKSNLARLGPAIQRAQQDADVRRACRRAEEALQKANEELEAKVAERTRALVRTNLKLRKAIHKLKKLSREDALTGLLNRRTILERATAEWVRWRRYVSPFSIMIIDVDDFKSINDHYGHLVGDQVLKLIANTIKRSIRAVDMVGRLGGEEFVVVMPETSAEGALTASQNILNHVRQAQLRSEVFSIQITVSIGIAAISPDDKNFDSVLQRADVALYAAKRQGKDRAVASAHGFPELVVASGGPSQKTRTFTVAS
- a CDS encoding PAS domain S-box protein, encoding MLQFNGLKLLGNHPTETQCRHRGEMVQKLLGWRFAGMSFRSRLLIGTIALVIAYGLIVTAVGSMLLQPSLLQQTFDSSRARSWYLARHLEPLLTTTGMPLSGLEQTRLANMLDDLLKLDNILNCVVYTANLKPVIEKGAVDSVAGAELNRLLAALPNHLQPVDCVIHRNGIRQAFVTIHPLFAQAKPEDTHVVQAAPLLSTARSAVPLVGFLRVDYDLTFVREQRVKFYQLNLLLMAIFLGAGIGLVMILNRGLHHPMRKLIDGAQRLGNGDLDHRIDIQGHNELALVGKSFNRMASRLKLREGQLQRSEALYRHLIQDALDGIFVVDRELRFIEVNEKFCEMFGCRREELLQSTLNEVIAKTSGAEEYISDILSRRPFRGELAIQPRTELALVSSLHNGKLAAFIETPAEKLNGHSGAPDKNAEPSRFQRGANDAALRNLLFARTIDLNAAPINDELYMGIARDITEKKHYEAELHRAAELRELLLRTMNDGIAVLDRAGYLLISNRALEEIFEMSQAELLQNRFLEFRRGWQIRTLEDEILPLHQHPIYLALNEQRRSSDCRLRIWRPEKEKYLSVNAAPLYDEREQLIGAIVALRDITATVQDGRAREILQQQMQQTAKLASLGELAAGVAHEINNPMTGIINYAQLLYDRAPQNDEKQFLLQGILRESDRVTKIVHNLLTFARQQPQEYHWASLPEMLDSVLHLMGHRLRKDGIRVSCVVPPDLPPLKCRSQQIQQVFINLLSNAHHALNEKYSGAHENKMLKITAGMLQRQDRRFIRMEFYDTGVGIAPETLPKIFDPFFTTKQRSEGTGLGLSISYGIIKEHQGDIFVESQLGEHTTFIVELPVDDGKMNDERHRDIASDAQN
- a CDS encoding PAS domain S-box protein; translated protein: MLKTKRRRRKKQPQDDFRFLGLLESAPDAIVIFNRDGGVELINAQTEKLFGYKRDELLGKKVEMLLPARFRRAHSRHRKKYACNPRVQPIGFSLELAGRRKDGSEFPIEISLSPMETTDGVFITSIIRDVTERKQAEETLRLQSVIVRKMAEGVCLVSDREARIVYANPKFESMFGYEAGELIGKPVHILNYPTPANSSETMAAEIIDVLKQKGEASFEIHNVKKDGTPFWSRANISRFEHPQFGTVWVAVHEDITERKRIEEQIRVLNEELEQRVQRRTAQLEAANKELEAFSYSVSHDLAAPLRSIDGFSQILLEDYGGLLDDQGREYLQRVRVATQRMAQLINDMLNLSRVTRAEMRRESVDLSALARIVAAELQQVAPERCVEFVIAEGITATGDARLLRVVLENLLGNAWKFTGKRPSARIEFGVVHPNGVGDGRPIYFVRDDGAGFDMSYADKMFGAFQRLHDASEFEGTGIGLASVQRIINRHGGRVWAEGEVERGATFYFTL
- a CDS encoding flippase-like domain-containing protein; amino-acid sequence: MKSNSAAGSLLPSPKVMVRGIQGFLVFSLLGTLLGVWWKRPAGLEDFFRDLDGRFILILIPLIVLDSVVGGLRYRLYFDGKILPEVSLWNCMRSNWANMFMGAATPFQSGGGPAQLYILWRCGATVADGILSSLINYAATLIFFLMASVAALLLLPPDLFGENFAPLFKTGFIAIGGVAGLVLLTLIYPKLGMKVITKLFGLVPIRSPKFSARRNRLLHKLEVETQRFSEGFQKITRQKKWALAVTVLATLTLFSNKYLIGYVIARSLGQDVPFGIFLGLQIVQLLLIYFAPTPGASGVAELSSVWLMGKLLPEPLLLIYAVLWRFATTIIGAAIGGLVLIFDVRHWATNTKAPLPFNMAEQPIPIDEQRSI